A region of Clostridium acetobutylicum ATCC 824 DNA encodes the following proteins:
- a CDS encoding FadR/GntR family transcriptional regulator, whose product MFSPVKSTKVYEQIIEQFKIMIANGTLKKGDKLPSERELVSQLGVSRASIREALSALQMIGFVEARHGEGNFIRENFEESLIDPFLLIFMLNGSNKEQILELRRIIEVETAALAAKKITDEEVKELEVCLENLTEAENETLKGKYDKKFHYNIAKASKNILIVNMLNAVSSLMDSFISEARGRILMVEDNKNVLMKQHRSMLEALKNHDSKAASNAMSEHLDLIYEYIIKK is encoded by the coding sequence GTGTTTAGTCCAGTTAAAAGTACAAAGGTATATGAACAGATAATAGAACAATTTAAAATTATGATTGCAAACGGTACCCTTAAAAAAGGAGATAAATTACCGTCTGAAAGAGAGCTTGTAAGTCAACTTGGAGTAAGTCGTGCAAGTATAAGGGAGGCGTTAAGCGCTCTTCAAATGATAGGTTTTGTGGAAGCAAGACATGGAGAAGGTAATTTTATAAGAGAGAATTTTGAGGAAAGTCTAATAGATCCATTTTTACTTATATTCATGTTAAACGGCAGTAATAAAGAACAAATACTAGAGCTTAGAAGAATTATAGAGGTGGAAACAGCAGCTCTTGCAGCTAAAAAGATTACGGATGAGGAAGTAAAAGAGCTTGAAGTGTGTTTAGAGAATTTAACCGAAGCAGAGAATGAAACTTTAAAAGGAAAATATGATAAAAAATTTCATTATAATATAGCCAAAGCATCCAAAAATATTCTGATAGTTAATATGTTAAATGCAGTATCTTCTCTTATGGACTCTTTTATTAGTGAGGCTAGAGGAAGAATTTTGATGGTAGAGGATAATAAAAATGTTTTAATGAAGCAGCATAGGTCCATGCTTGAGGCTTTAAAAAATCATGATTCAAAGGCAGCTTCTAATGCAATGAGTGAACATTTGGATTTGATATATGAGTATATTATAAAAAAATAA